The Hujiaoplasma nucleasis DNA window GCTTCATCCCCTTTATCCCGAATAAATTGGTCAACTTCAACTCTTGTTTTTTCAACCATTTCTTCAATTCTTGCTGGATGGATTCTTCCATCAGCAATCAATGCTTCTAAAGTTTTCTTGGCAATTTCTCTTCGAATAGGATCAAATCCTGATAGAACGACTGCTTCAGGTGTGTCATCAATAATTAAATCCACACCAGTCATGGCTTCTAAGGTACGAATGTTACGTCCTTCTCTACCAATAATTCTACCTTTCATTTCATCATTTGGTAATGTTACAACTGAAACTGTGGTTTCCGCAGTAACATCTTGAGCTAATTTTTGTATAGCGCCCGTTATAATTTCTCTTGCTTTTCTTTGTGCTTCATTTCTTGCTTTTTCTTCTTCATCTCTGATAAACATATCAATTTCTTTGGTCATGTCATCTTTAACACGTTCAAGAATAATGTCACGCGCTTGTTCATTACTTAAGTTCGCGACCTCGTACAGTTTATCATTTTGTTCTTTGATTATTCTTTCCAATTCAAGGTCTTTTTCTTCTAGAGCGGATTTTTTCTGTTCTAAATTTTCTTCTTTTCTATCTAAATTTACTTCACGTTTGTCTAAATTTGCGGCTCTACGCTCCGCCATTTCCTCACGCTGATGTGCCTTATTTTCAAGAACAGCGACGACTTCTCGCTTTTCTTTTAATAATTTATCATTTTCTAAATTTAGATTATGAATTTCTTGTTTTGCTTCTAACAGTTTTTCTTTTTTAATACGTTCCGCTTGTAAAGTTGCTTGGTCAATTATTTCTTGTGACTGGTTTTTGGCTGTTTGAAAGCCTTTTTCCACCATCGCAACACGAATGATGAATCCCACAAGACCACCGATAAGTAAACCTAATAAACTGGAAATAATAATAATTACAGTATCGTCCATATTATTATCTCCTTTTCTTTGATTAAATTGTATCTATATACATTAATATTTATAAACAATTTGTCTATTTTATTATATATTAAATAGGCTTATTAGTCAAAAGGTTTCCTCGAAAAATAGAAAAAAGTGCCTAAGCACTTTTTTTGTCTTTATTTAAGGGATTCTGCTTGATCGTCTTGAAGTTTAACCATAATTTTATCAAGAATTTCCTTGTATAAATCAGGGTTTTGTTCAAGGTATGTTTTGGTGTTTTCTCTACCTTGACCCAATTTGTCTCCATTGTAAGAATACCAAGCTCCAGACTTGTTAATGATGTCTAATTCTGCACCTATATCAACGATTTCCCCAGTTTTAGAGATACCCTTACCGAATATAATATCGATTTCTGTCGTTTTAAAAGGAGCTGCGACCTTATTTTTAACAACTTTTACTTTTGCTTGATTACCTATAGCATCTGTACCATCTTTAATTTGAGATGATTTTCTAATTTCTAAACGAATAGATGCATAGAATTTTAAGGCCCTACCCCCTGGTGTGACTTCAGGGTTACCAAACATGATTCCTACTTTTTCTCTAATTTGATTAATGAATATGGCAATACATTTGCTTTTTGATAAAGCCCCTGAAAGCTTTCTCATAGCCTGAGACATTAAACGTGCTTGTAAACCAACATGCGAATCTCCCATTTCGCCTCTAATTTCTGCTTCAGGTACCAAAGCAGCTACAGAGTCAATAACAATCATATCCACAGCGTTTGAACGAATAAGTGCTTCTGCGATTTCTAAAGCTTGTTCACCCGTATCTGGTTGAGATAAGATTAGATCATCAATATTAACACCCAAACGTTTAGCGTATTGGGCATCTAATGCATGTTCAGCATCAATAAAAGCAGCGTATCCACCTGCTTTTTGTGCTTCAGCGATGGCATGTAATGCCAAGGTTGTCTTCCCTGATGATTCAGGTCCATAAATTTCTATAATTCTTCCCTTAGGATAACCAAAAACACCCAAGGCTCTATCAACTGCCAAAGATCCTGTAGAAATGGTTTCAACATTCATAATCTCGTTTTCGCCGAGAATCATGACTGAGCCTTTACCGTATTCTTTTTCAATTGATTTTAATGCTGCATCTAAATTTTTTCTTCTTTCCTTATTTTCCATAAATCCTCCTAGCCTATCAATATATTACATAGGCTCTTTGATTTTTCTTTAAATTGATTTGGTAATTATTTTATAATTCTTGATAAAGTAATCTATCATTGAAATCAAGGTCAATAAGACTGAAATTCCCACAAAGATTATTCCAATGATTTGTATAACTTGTGTATCAATAGGCATGATAAAGAAATAATAAGTAATGGTTGCCATGGTGAAGAATGTTTTATATTTTCCCAATTGGCTGGCTGCTAAAACAGTTCCATCTTCCATAGCCACAAGCCGAATACTGGTCACTAATAATTCTCTAATCACCACAATTAATACGACCCAAAAAGGCATCCAATAGGTCATTGTGAAACCATTTAAGGCATACATGTCTGATAAGACAAACAAGGCTGTAATGACCAAAAGTTTATCAGCCAATGGATCAACAAATTTTCCAAAGGTAGTCACCAAGTTATGTTTTCTTGCCAAGTAACCATCAAAGAAGTCAGTTAATGACGCAATCACAAAAATAGCTCCAAGTATATAAACATATGGTGATCCTATGATATCTTTTAATACATAGATGATGATAAATAAGATAATCATCAACATTCTTCCTAGAGTTAACTTGTTGGGAAGATTCATTTTATTCCTCTATCTCAACATTGTGATAAACATCTTGGATGTCTTCAACATCTTCTGTAAGGGCTAAAAATTTTTTAAATCTTTCTAAATCATCTTCAGACAATTGAATGGTGTTATTTGGTAACCATAAGACTTCATCTTTATAAAATTCTAATTCTTTTCCTGTGGCTTGTAAGGCTTCCTTAATGTCATCTAAGGCTCCTTGGTCTCCAAGGATGGTAATCACATCATCATCAACCCTAATATCTGAAATATCTACTTCAGCCATAATTAAGGCTTCTAAAGCTTCATCTTCACTTAGACCTGAAAATTCTAAATAAGCCACATATTGGTATTGATAGGTCACTGTATTTTGTTTACCCATATTGCCACCAATTTTAGTAAAGCAATTTCTAACTTCACTAACAGTACGGTTAACATTATCAGATATACATTCAACAATCATGGTTGATCCTCCAGGACCAAAACCTTCATATCTTACTGGAAAATAATCTTCTCCACCCACACTTTGAGATTTTTCAATGTTTTTTTCAATAACATGGGCTGGTACTTGATTTTGTTTAGCTCTTTCTACCAAACGTTTTAACTCTAAATTGGAGTCTAAATCAGGTCCACCTGTTTTAGCTGCCATATAAATTTCTTTACCGAATTTAGAATATAATTTTGATTTTTGTTTACTGGTTTTCTCCATCGCTACTTTTCTTACTTCGTGTGCTCTTCCCATAAAATCACCTTTTTAATTTAGTTTGAG harbors:
- the pgsA gene encoding CDP-diacylglycerol--glycerol-3-phosphate 3-phosphatidyltransferase, translating into MNLPNKLTLGRMLMIILFIIIYVLKDIIGSPYVYILGAIFVIASLTDFFDGYLARKHNLVTTFGKFVDPLADKLLVITALFVLSDMYALNGFTMTYWMPFWVVLIVVIRELLVTSIRLVAMEDGTVLAASQLGKYKTFFTMATITYYFFIMPIDTQVIQIIGIIFVGISVLLTLISMIDYFIKNYKIITKSI
- a CDS encoding YebC/PmpR family DNA-binding transcriptional regulator, with the translated sequence MGRAHEVRKVAMEKTSKQKSKLYSKFGKEIYMAAKTGGPDLDSNLELKRLVERAKQNQVPAHVIEKNIEKSQSVGGEDYFPVRYEGFGPGGSTMIVECISDNVNRTVSEVRNCFTKIGGNMGKQNTVTYQYQYVAYLEFSGLSEDEALEALIMAEVDISDIRVDDDVITILGDQGALDDIKEALQATGKELEFYKDEVLWLPNNTIQLSEDDLERFKKFLALTEDVEDIQDVYHNVEIEE
- the rny gene encoding ribonuclease Y gives rise to the protein MDDTVIIIISSLLGLLIGGLVGFIIRVAMVEKGFQTAKNQSQEIIDQATLQAERIKKEKLLEAKQEIHNLNLENDKLLKEKREVVAVLENKAHQREEMAERRAANLDKREVNLDRKEENLEQKKSALEEKDLELERIIKEQNDKLYEVANLSNEQARDIILERVKDDMTKEIDMFIRDEEEKARNEAQRKAREIITGAIQKLAQDVTAETTVSVVTLPNDEMKGRIIGREGRNIRTLEAMTGVDLIIDDTPEAVVLSGFDPIRREIAKKTLEALIADGRIHPARIEEMVEKTRVEVDQFIRDKGDEAVFECGVGRVHPDLTKLIGRLHFRSSYGQNALKHSMETAFLAGKMAVELGENENLAKRAGLLHDIGKAVDHEMEGSHVDIGISIAKRHNEPLAVLDAIGSHHGDHEAQTIIGVLVAAADALSAARPGARSESLENYINRLTQLEEISSNVKGVEQAFAIQAGREVRVIVKPNEVNDERAHIVAREIKNEIEAKLSYPGTIKVTVIRETRAEDIAK